From Alkalinema sp. FACHB-956, one genomic window encodes:
- the xdhA gene encoding xanthine dehydrogenase small subunit, translated as MPMTDAVQSHNLESQILEFTLNGQTVRLSAVSPTMTLLQYLQQSGRSGTKEGCGDGDCGACTVAVMGQDAQGKPTYHAINSCLIPIGAIAGRTVITVESLAEAERLHPVQAAMVETGGSQCGYCTPGFIMSLFAAYYGADGAIPDETVEGNLCRCTGYLPIRRAAQQLSQQLTQPDPATPRDRFSAQLANYAAPRNDFAYISPTERFYRPTQLQTALELLHQYPDAVVLAGGTDLGLDLSHRRRSFPTIIALEAIPELQEIQQLENSFSIGASVSLSHLKTKLHGYFPSLDEMLVWFAAQQVRNRATMGGNLATASPIGDLPPVLLALDAIVELVSLDGVRRVPIAEFFTGYRKTVLQPGELIRSIEIPTTLTPETTQRHSQSYKIGKRGTDDISIVAAAFTIDLDAHNTIVHARLAYGGVAATPIRAIAIEQDLIGQPWTRETVRACKPRLHDCFTPLSDLRGSAHYRKTLVANLFEKFFIDMGGR; from the coding sequence ATGCCGATGACCGATGCCGTGCAATCTCATAATTTAGAATCTCAGATTTTGGAATTTACCCTGAACGGCCAGACCGTGCGCCTCTCTGCCGTGTCGCCTACGATGACGCTTTTACAATATTTGCAACAGTCGGGGCGATCGGGCACGAAGGAAGGCTGCGGAGACGGGGACTGCGGGGCCTGTACAGTGGCAGTCATGGGGCAAGATGCCCAGGGAAAACCCACCTACCACGCAATTAACAGTTGTCTGATTCCCATCGGCGCGATCGCTGGACGAACAGTGATTACGGTAGAGAGTTTGGCGGAGGCAGAGCGGTTGCATCCTGTCCAAGCAGCAATGGTGGAAACGGGCGGTTCCCAGTGCGGCTACTGCACGCCTGGTTTTATTATGAGTTTGTTTGCGGCCTACTATGGGGCCGATGGGGCAATCCCGGATGAAACCGTAGAGGGCAACCTCTGCCGCTGTACGGGCTATTTACCGATTCGGCGGGCGGCTCAGCAACTCAGCCAGCAATTAACTCAGCCAGATCCAGCAACTCCCCGCGATCGATTTTCTGCGCAACTCGCCAATTATGCTGCGCCCAGAAACGATTTTGCTTACATTAGCCCCACGGAGCGCTTCTATCGTCCGACCCAACTGCAAACGGCCTTAGAACTGTTGCACCAGTATCCCGATGCGGTGGTGCTGGCCGGGGGAACGGATCTGGGGCTTGACCTGAGCCACCGTCGTCGATCGTTTCCAACAATCATTGCCCTAGAAGCCATTCCAGAATTGCAAGAAATTCAGCAACTAGAAAATTCGTTCAGCATTGGTGCAAGCGTTTCCCTAAGTCATCTCAAAACAAAATTACATGGTTACTTCCCTAGCCTAGATGAAATGTTAGTCTGGTTTGCAGCCCAGCAGGTTCGCAACCGCGCTACCATGGGTGGCAATCTGGCTACGGCCTCTCCGATCGGTGACCTGCCCCCGGTTTTACTAGCGCTAGATGCGATAGTGGAATTGGTGAGTTTGGACGGAGTCCGCAGGGTGCCCATCGCAGAATTCTTTACAGGCTATCGAAAAACTGTACTGCAACCGGGCGAGTTAATTCGATCGATTGAAATTCCGACAACGCTGACACCAGAAACCACACAACGCCACAGCCAATCTTATAAAATTGGTAAACGGGGCACCGATGATATTAGTATTGTGGCCGCAGCATTTACGATCGATCTCGATGCTCACAACACGATCGTCCATGCCAGGTTGGCCTACGGCGGCGTTGCTGCTACACCCATTCGCGCGATCGCGATCGAACAGGACTTAATCGGCCAACCGTGGACAAGGGAAACCGTGAGGGCCTGTAAACCCAGGTTACACGACTGTTTTACGCCATTGAGTGATCTGCGAGGAAGCGCCCATTACCGAAAAACGTTAGTCGCCAATCTATTTGAAAAATTCTTTATCGACATGGGGGGGAGGTAA